In a single window of the Mesorhizobium shangrilense genome:
- a CDS encoding DUF6152 family protein yields the protein MISLRGLALAGVLVTAAIPALAHHGWSWTEEGMFKLTGKITKIYIGNPHATLDVDAEGQIWRVELAPPSRTIAAGFTEDVAKPGDEVIAIGNRSIDHNEKRMKAVRITVNGKNYDVYPDRVPPA from the coding sequence ATGATCTCTCTTCGCGGGCTCGCGCTCGCCGGCGTTCTCGTGACAGCGGCAATCCCTGCCCTCGCCCATCATGGCTGGTCGTGGACTGAGGAGGGCATGTTCAAGCTGACCGGCAAGATCACCAAGATCTACATCGGCAATCCGCATGCGACGCTGGACGTCGACGCCGAAGGCCAGATCTGGCGCGTCGAGCTCGCTCCGCCCTCGCGCACCATCGCCGCCGGCTTCACCGAGGACGTCGCCAAACCCGGCGACGAAGTGATCGCCATCGGCAACCGCTCCATCGATCACAACGAGAAGCGGATGAAGGCCGTGCGCATCACGGTCAACGGCAAGAACTACGACGTCTATCCCGACCGCGTCCCGCCGGCCTGA
- a CDS encoding class I SAM-dependent methyltransferase produces MAAGVEHAVLMDRVYRRQRHFYDLTRKFYLLGRDPMLSGLKPPAGGTVLEIGCGTGRNLVRAASLYPDASFFGVDISREMLSTAGVAIERAGLRARTRLALADAAEFDPARVFGQAAFDRIFISYAVSMIPQWRSVIANAATLLAPQGELHVVDFGDLAQLPVWSKTALQAWLRLYHVTPRADLFRVSADVARRCNGAAREARLHRGYAWISVIRKGEATPESLHMPQSRTATTLHAYVS; encoded by the coding sequence ATGGCGGCCGGGGTCGAGCATGCCGTGCTGATGGACCGCGTCTACCGGCGCCAGCGCCATTTCTACGACCTCACTCGCAAGTTTTATCTGCTCGGCCGCGATCCGATGCTCTCCGGCCTCAAGCCGCCGGCCGGCGGCACGGTGCTCGAGATCGGCTGCGGCACCGGTCGCAACCTCGTCCGCGCGGCAAGTCTCTATCCGGATGCCAGCTTCTTCGGCGTCGACATCTCCCGCGAGATGCTGTCAACCGCCGGCGTCGCGATCGAACGCGCCGGACTTCGCGCCCGCACGCGCCTTGCGCTCGCCGATGCCGCCGAGTTCGATCCGGCGCGCGTCTTCGGGCAGGCGGCCTTCGACCGCATCTTCATCTCCTACGCTGTCTCGATGATTCCGCAGTGGCGCTCGGTCATCGCCAACGCGGCAACCCTTCTGGCCCCGCAGGGCGAGCTTCACGTCGTCGACTTCGGCGATCTGGCGCAACTGCCCGTCTGGTCGAAAACCGCGCTCCAGGCGTGGCTGCGCCTCTACCATGTGACGCCGCGCGCGGACTTGTTCCGCGTCAGCGCCGACGTTGCGCGGCGGTGCAACGGCGCAGCGCGCGAGGCTCGGCTGCACCGCGGATATGCCTGGATATCCGTGATCCGCAAGGGCGAAGCGACCCCCGAAAGCCTGCATATGCCGCAATCGCGCACCGCAACGACGCTTCATGCCTATGTGAGTTGA
- a CDS encoding DUF3419 family protein: MSTTWPQPPSATRKQAAARLRQAVRRNSALSPAGIGERLFAKLFSGLVYAQIWEDPEVDMAALAIEPGNRIVTIASGGCNAISYLLADPARIEAVDLNRTHVAFNRLKLAALGSLPDHESFLRFFAGDPSAENAVAYRRHIRGRLDAESRAYWDGRSVFGRRRVSIVDRGLYRHGLLGLFIGAGHRVARLYGVDPADLLEARDIAAQRAFFDTHLAPLFDKRLVRWLTGRKSSLYGLGIPPQQYDALATAGEGMESILRTRLEKLACDFPLSENYFAWQAFGRRYDAAGPLPPYLKAAHFETLRARADRLSVTNASFGEFLSGKPVASVDRFVLLDAQDWMSDEQLNDLWLEITRTAAPGARVIFRTAAAESLLPGRLMDTLLERWEYRQAESLALHARDRSSIYGGFHLYVLRG, encoded by the coding sequence ATCTCGACGACATGGCCCCAGCCCCCATCGGCGACGCGGAAGCAGGCGGCAGCGCGGCTGCGCCAGGCTGTGCGCAGGAACTCCGCCCTGTCGCCGGCCGGCATCGGCGAACGGCTCTTCGCCAAGCTGTTCAGCGGCCTTGTCTATGCCCAGATCTGGGAGGACCCGGAGGTCGACATGGCGGCACTGGCGATCGAGCCGGGCAACCGCATCGTCACCATTGCGTCGGGCGGCTGCAACGCGATTTCCTATCTACTGGCCGACCCGGCCCGCATCGAGGCGGTCGACCTCAACCGCACCCATGTCGCCTTCAATCGCCTCAAGCTGGCTGCCCTGGGCTCCTTGCCGGACCATGAGAGTTTTCTCCGCTTCTTCGCCGGCGACCCCTCTGCGGAAAACGCCGTGGCCTACCGGCGTCACATCCGGGGGCGGCTCGACGCCGAAAGCCGCGCCTATTGGGACGGGCGGAGCGTGTTCGGCCGCCGCCGTGTCTCCATTGTCGACCGCGGCCTCTATCGCCACGGCCTGCTCGGCCTGTTCATCGGCGCCGGGCATCGCGTCGCCCGCCTATATGGCGTCGATCCGGCCGACCTGCTTGAAGCCAGGGATATTGCCGCGCAGCGCGCCTTCTTCGATACCCATCTGGCGCCGCTGTTCGACAAGCGGCTGGTCCGCTGGCTGACCGGCCGAAAATCGTCGCTCTACGGGCTCGGCATCCCGCCTCAGCAATACGATGCGCTGGCGACTGCGGGCGAAGGCATGGAGTCGATCCTGCGCACGCGCCTCGAAAAGCTGGCCTGCGACTTTCCACTGTCGGAGAACTATTTCGCCTGGCAGGCCTTCGGCCGCCGCTACGACGCGGCGGGACCACTGCCGCCCTATCTGAAGGCCGCGCATTTCGAGACGTTGCGCGCCCGCGCCGACCGCCTCAGCGTCACCAACGCCTCCTTCGGCGAGTTTCTGTCCGGCAAGCCTGTAGCGAGCGTCGACCGCTTCGTGCTGCTCGACGCCCAGGACTGGATGTCCGATGAACAGCTCAACGACCTGTGGCTTGAGATCACGCGGACCGCGGCGCCAGGCGCCCGCGTGATCTTCCGCACCGCGGCCGCCGAAAGCCTGCTGCCGGGCCGCCTGATGGACACGTTGCTGGAACGCTGGGAATATCGGCAGGCGGAGTCGCTCGCGCTGCACGCCCGCGATCGCTCGTCGATCTATGGCGGCTTCCACCTCTATGTGCTGAGGGGCTGA
- a CDS encoding UDP-2,3-diacylglucosamine diphosphatase, whose amino-acid sequence MNAAPADSGTNTGTRKYRTLFLSDVHLGTKGAQVAALLEFLRQHDAETIYLVGDIVDGWRLRSGWYWPQSHNDVVQKLLRKARKGTRIVYVPGNHDEFLREYCGMNFGGIEIRETDIHVAADGKRYLVIHGDVFDVVVRHARWLAYLGDWAYEIALWLSTHINVARRRLGFTYWSLSAWAKVKVKHAVNFIGRFEETLAGEARREGVDGVICGHIHSAALRDFGGLAYVNTGDWVESCTAAVEHFDGRIEIIEWSTVSRELNRQRAAAIPLWRRRAA is encoded by the coding sequence ATGAATGCCGCGCCAGCCGATTCAGGAACGAACACCGGGACGCGAAAGTACCGCACCCTGTTCCTTTCCGACGTGCATCTCGGCACCAAGGGCGCGCAGGTTGCGGCCCTGCTCGAGTTCCTCAGGCAGCACGACGCCGAGACGATCTACCTGGTCGGCGACATCGTCGACGGATGGCGGCTTCGCTCCGGCTGGTACTGGCCGCAGTCCCACAACGACGTGGTGCAGAAGCTGCTGCGCAAGGCGCGCAAGGGCACGCGGATCGTCTACGTGCCGGGCAACCACGACGAGTTCCTGCGCGAATATTGCGGCATGAATTTCGGCGGCATCGAGATACGCGAGACCGACATCCACGTCGCGGCGGACGGCAAGCGCTATCTGGTCATCCATGGCGACGTCTTCGACGTGGTCGTGCGCCATGCGCGGTGGCTCGCCTATCTGGGCGACTGGGCCTACGAGATCGCGCTTTGGCTCAGCACCCACATCAACGTGGCGCGCCGCCGGCTCGGCTTCACCTACTGGTCGCTGTCGGCCTGGGCCAAGGTCAAGGTCAAGCACGCGGTCAACTTCATCGGCAGGTTCGAGGAGACGCTGGCCGGCGAGGCCCGCCGCGAAGGCGTCGACGGCGTGATTTGCGGGCACATCCACAGCGCCGCGCTCCGCGATTTCGGCGGCCTTGCCTATGTCAACACCGGCGACTGGGTCGAAAGCTGCACCGCGGCGGTGGAGCATTTCGACGGACGCATCGAGATCATCGAGTGGTCGACTGTTTCCCGCGAACTGAACCGGCAGCGGGCGGCCGCAATCCCGCTCTGGCGTCGCCGCGCAGCATAG
- a CDS encoding OmpA family protein translates to MSGIMHSQIAWWAILRRFATLSAFALAMGGALVSTAGAASTWTLDPAQSTLTYQSVKKNTIVETNTIRNISGSIDTDGSATITLDLNSVDTGVDIRNVRMRFLFFETFEFPNATITAKVDPAAFADLPQKRRMVVPLPVKLSLHGVDKEITANVAVTMLTDNLVSVASHAPVAVKVEDFGLLPAIEKLERAANVTNIVPTASVSFDFVFGTEPAAKPELVQVAATQTTGPIATDATKTEYSREECTNRFDVLSKTGAIYFRTGSARLDRQSDHVLGSVLDVVTKCPALKVQVSGFTDSDGSDTENQNLSERRANAVRDYILNAGVASERIAATGYGEAEPIAPNDSAKNKALNRRIEFSATAMSN, encoded by the coding sequence ATGTCGGGCATCATGCATTCGCAGATCGCCTGGTGGGCGATCCTCCGCAGGTTTGCCACGCTAAGCGCGTTCGCGCTGGCGATGGGCGGCGCTCTTGTCTCAACTGCCGGCGCGGCATCGACATGGACGCTGGATCCTGCGCAGTCGACGCTCACCTACCAGTCGGTCAAGAAAAACACGATCGTCGAGACGAACACGATCCGGAACATCTCCGGCAGCATCGACACCGACGGATCGGCGACCATCACGCTTGATCTCAATTCGGTGGATACGGGCGTCGACATCCGCAACGTGCGGATGCGCTTCCTGTTCTTCGAGACCTTCGAGTTCCCCAACGCGACGATAACCGCCAAGGTAGACCCAGCGGCTTTCGCCGACCTGCCGCAGAAGCGCCGGATGGTGGTGCCGCTGCCGGTGAAGCTCTCGCTGCACGGCGTCGACAAGGAGATCACGGCGAACGTCGCGGTCACCATGCTCACGGACAACCTCGTGTCCGTCGCGTCTCACGCTCCGGTCGCCGTCAAGGTCGAGGATTTCGGCCTGCTGCCGGCGATCGAGAAGCTGGAACGTGCGGCCAATGTGACGAACATCGTGCCGACGGCCTCGGTATCGTTCGATTTCGTCTTCGGAACCGAGCCGGCGGCCAAGCCGGAGCTCGTCCAGGTCGCGGCGACGCAAACGACCGGACCGATCGCTACCGACGCGACCAAGACGGAGTATTCCCGCGAGGAATGCACCAACCGCTTTGACGTGCTGTCAAAGACGGGAGCCATCTATTTCCGTACCGGCAGCGCGCGGCTCGATCGGCAGAGCGACCACGTGCTCGGCAGCGTGCTGGACGTTGTGACCAAATGCCCCGCGCTGAAGGTCCAGGTGTCCGGGTTCACGGATTCCGACGGCTCCGACACCGAAAACCAGAACCTTTCGGAGCGGCGGGCCAATGCGGTGAGAGACTACATCCTCAACGCCGGCGTCGCCTCCGAGCGGATCGCCGCGACCGGATATGGAGAAGCCGAGCCGATAGCCCCGAACGACAGCGCCAAGAACAAGGCGCTCAACCGCCGCATCGAATTCTCGGCGACGGCGATGTCGAATTGA
- a CDS encoding caspase family protein, translating into MSTLLCALAMLLISAAGAAAERRVALVMGNSAYSNLPVLKNAAGDGKAMAEKLSGLGFEVVSGFDLSKSETQATMARFAKVVRGADMAVFFYAGHGLQVSGRNYLLPVDAVLEDETSLDFEAVLLDFVLRQMSRETKVRLVFLDACRDNPLAAAGVGRRFSDAGKGLAEVRFEDGGDGTLIAFATSPNEAAYDGSGEHSPFAAALLDHIGDENVQLTTVMTRVTGDVYKATAGKQRPWVNASLIDEVMLNPVAASEPLIVGTAPDAAAPDASGQALRSAQEPAASAEGDQVAMNALRAQIPKLGSDAPISFEGKVEFGDPVLDGKSIAELIQGKPRFPPIEGLDKTIWDKHCVSCHGWTKDTLCEQARTYDVDDLRIMRLPHPLGTHFKVALAKWAHGGCK; encoded by the coding sequence GTGTCCACGCTTCTCTGCGCACTGGCGATGCTGTTGATCTCGGCGGCCGGGGCCGCGGCTGAGCGGCGCGTCGCGCTGGTCATGGGCAACTCTGCCTATTCGAATCTTCCCGTCCTCAAGAACGCGGCCGGCGACGGCAAGGCGATGGCCGAAAAACTGAGCGGCCTTGGCTTCGAGGTCGTTTCCGGATTCGACCTCTCCAAGAGCGAAACGCAGGCGACCATGGCGCGCTTCGCCAAGGTCGTGCGCGGCGCCGATATGGCCGTGTTCTTCTATGCGGGGCACGGGCTGCAGGTGTCGGGACGCAACTATCTGCTGCCGGTTGACGCGGTGCTGGAGGACGAAACCTCTCTCGATTTCGAAGCGGTGCTGCTCGATTTCGTGCTGCGCCAGATGTCGCGTGAAACGAAGGTTCGGCTGGTTTTCCTCGACGCCTGCCGTGACAATCCGCTGGCCGCGGCAGGCGTCGGTCGCCGTTTCTCCGATGCCGGCAAGGGCCTCGCCGAGGTGAGATTCGAGGACGGCGGCGACGGCACGCTGATCGCCTTCGCCACCAGCCCGAACGAGGCCGCCTACGACGGCAGCGGAGAGCATTCGCCCTTCGCCGCGGCGTTGCTGGACCATATCGGCGATGAGAACGTGCAGCTGACCACGGTGATGACCCGGGTCACCGGCGACGTCTACAAGGCGACCGCCGGCAAGCAGCGGCCATGGGTGAACGCGTCCCTCATCGACGAGGTGATGCTGAACCCCGTTGCGGCCAGCGAGCCGTTGATCGTCGGCACGGCGCCGGATGCCGCGGCGCCGGACGCCAGCGGCCAGGCGCTGCGGTCGGCGCAGGAGCCAGCGGCCTCCGCCGAGGGCGATCAGGTGGCGATGAACGCGCTGCGGGCGCAGATACCCAAGCTCGGCAGCGATGCGCCCATCAGCTTCGAGGGTAAGGTGGAGTTCGGCGACCCGGTGCTGGATGGCAAGAGCATCGCCGAACTGATCCAGGGCAAGCCGCGGTTCCCCCCGATCGAGGGGCTCGACAAGACGATCTGGGACAAGCACTGCGTGTCCTGCCATGGCTGGACCAAGGACACGCTGTGCGAGCAGGCGCGGACCTATGACGTGGACGACCTCAGGATCATGCGCTTGCCCCACCCGCTCGGCACCCATTTCAAGGTCGCGCTCGCCAAATGGGCGCATGGGGGCTGCAAGTAG
- a CDS encoding aspartate-semialdehyde dehydrogenase, protein MGFKVAVAGATGNVGREMLNILEERGFPADEVVALASRRSQGTEVSYGDRTLKVKDLATYDFSDTDICLMSAGGNVSKEWSPKIGRQGCVVIDNSSAWRYDQDVPLIVPEVNPDAIDGFSRKNIIANPNCSTAQLVVALKPLHDKAKIKRVVVSTYQSVSGAGKEGMDELFTQTRAVFVADPVEAKKFTKRIAFNVIPHIDVFMEDGYTKEEWKVMAETKKMLDPKIKLTATAVRVPVFIGHSESVNIEFEEPITADEARDILRDAPGCLVIDKRENGGYITPIESAGEDATYISRIREDATVENGLAMWIVSDNLRKGAALNTVQIAELLIAKGLIQPKKKAA, encoded by the coding sequence ATGGGTTTCAAGGTAGCGGTCGCCGGCGCCACGGGCAATGTGGGCCGGGAAATGCTGAACATCCTCGAAGAGCGAGGCTTTCCGGCAGACGAGGTGGTGGCGCTCGCCTCGCGCCGCAGCCAAGGTACCGAAGTGTCCTATGGTGACCGCACGCTCAAGGTGAAGGATCTCGCCACCTACGACTTCTCCGACACCGACATCTGCCTGATGTCGGCCGGCGGCAACGTCTCCAAGGAGTGGTCGCCCAAGATCGGCAGGCAGGGCTGCGTCGTCATCGACAACTCGTCGGCCTGGCGCTACGACCAGGACGTGCCGCTGATCGTACCGGAGGTGAACCCGGACGCCATTGACGGCTTCTCCAGGAAGAACATCATCGCCAACCCGAACTGCTCGACCGCCCAACTGGTGGTGGCGCTGAAGCCGCTGCACGACAAGGCAAAGATCAAGCGCGTCGTCGTCTCGACCTACCAGTCGGTGTCGGGCGCCGGCAAGGAAGGCATGGACGAGCTGTTCACGCAGACGCGCGCCGTCTTCGTCGCCGATCCGGTGGAAGCCAAGAAGTTCACCAAGCGCATCGCCTTCAACGTCATCCCGCACATCGACGTGTTCATGGAAGACGGCTACACCAAGGAAGAGTGGAAGGTGATGGCCGAGACCAAGAAGATGCTCGATCCCAAGATCAAGCTGACCGCCACCGCCGTGCGCGTCCCGGTGTTCATCGGCCATTCGGAATCGGTCAACATCGAGTTCGAGGAGCCGATCACCGCCGATGAGGCGCGCGATATCCTGCGCGACGCGCCGGGTTGCCTCGTCATCGACAAGCGCGAGAACGGCGGCTACATCACGCCGATCGAGAGCGCCGGCGAGGATGCAACCTACATCAGCCGCATCCGCGAGGACGCCACCGTCGAAAACGGACTGGCGATGTGGATCGTATCGGACAATCTGCGCAAGGGCGCAGCGCTCAACACCGTCCAGATCGCCGAACTGCTCATCGCGAAGGGCCTGATACAGCCGAAGAAGAAGGCCGCCTGA
- a CDS encoding ACT domain-containing protein, which produces MSGEKDLGRLLATMRPALLPGEFVFAILPHGRDIPQGVQPVMSFREAEGMTLIVSAGSAEAAGMSPTFPSRMITLQIHSSLEAVGFLAAITARLAAAGISVNPVSAYHHDHLFVPADRADEAMRLLEAMAAESAGATQA; this is translated from the coding sequence ATGAGTGGTGAAAAGGATCTCGGACGGCTTCTGGCGACGATGCGGCCTGCCTTGCTGCCGGGCGAGTTCGTCTTTGCGATCCTGCCTCATGGCCGGGATATCCCTCAGGGCGTCCAACCCGTGATGTCCTTCCGCGAGGCAGAAGGTATGACGTTGATCGTGTCTGCCGGAAGCGCGGAAGCCGCAGGAATGTCCCCGACTTTCCCCAGCCGCATGATCACATTGCAGATCCACTCGTCTCTGGAGGCAGTGGGTTTCCTGGCCGCGATAACTGCGCGTCTCGCTGCAGCCGGAATAAGCGTCAATCCGGTCTCCGCCTATCATCACGACCATCTGTTCGTGCCGGCGGATCGGGCCGACGAGGCGATGAGGCTGCTCGAGGCCATGGCGGCCGAGAGCGCCGGCGCAACCCAGGCCTAG
- a CDS encoding TetR/AcrR family transcriptional regulator, which yields MSQTIQDRRERQKAAQRDELLKAAHQLVQEDGYEGLTIRKLATRAGYAPMSVYSYFADKHAILVALAEDHFALLARRLNRDFSVDPVDALREGLLEYVDFALESPNEYRTIFMSTEIDKDAEEFAEKEAGNPALRILIDRVDAAVAAGRLRGDTHAIATMLWTVAHGAISLLIAFPHYPFGEPRQYAERVIAIALLGLSAAEVEPLVDTLPHC from the coding sequence ATGTCGCAAACCATCCAGGACCGGCGCGAACGCCAGAAGGCAGCCCAGCGTGACGAACTGCTCAAAGCCGCCCACCAGCTGGTGCAGGAGGACGGCTACGAAGGCCTGACAATCCGCAAGCTGGCCACGCGGGCCGGCTACGCGCCGATGTCGGTCTATTCCTACTTCGCCGACAAGCACGCGATCCTCGTAGCATTGGCCGAGGACCACTTCGCTCTGCTCGCCAGGCGGCTGAACCGGGACTTTTCCGTCGATCCCGTGGACGCACTGCGGGAGGGCCTCCTCGAATATGTCGACTTCGCCCTCGAGAGCCCCAACGAGTATCGCACGATCTTCATGTCGACCGAGATCGACAAGGATGCGGAGGAATTCGCGGAGAAGGAAGCCGGCAACCCGGCACTGCGGATCCTCATCGACCGTGTCGATGCGGCGGTTGCGGCAGGCAGGTTGCGCGGCGATACCCACGCCATCGCGACCATGCTGTGGACCGTCGCCCATGGGGCGATCTCTCTGCTGATCGCATTTCCCCACTACCCGTTCGGCGAACCGCGGCAGTACGCGGAACGCGTCATAGCGATCGCCCTGCTTGGCCTTTCCGCCGCCGAGGTCGAGCCGCTGGTGGACACCCTGCCGCACTGCTGA